One genomic window of Monodelphis domestica isolate mMonDom1 chromosome 1, mMonDom1.pri, whole genome shotgun sequence includes the following:
- the CCDC113 gene encoding coiled-coil domain-containing protein 113 isoform X1, translating into MSSIEEETESLLASESQFAEDIELPIIQLCGLVEELSYGNSSLKVETEMFEKYYNKLEPRDQRFSRLSDFKAMDFSQYRGGRRKSKSRMPSDRLIFLSVDQKCELALRELGDIKEEMRQLRANSERELQRHEAILEEADIRWGDIKKSVQDFEKEILNTISKKRGSAVATQRVLKYVADRNMRRDALRDKLRLKNLSLKVQKKKILLQLKQKEEVGETLHDVDFQQLKIENVQFLESIDQRNREMIQLKLTAGNALHSLNLYKAKLHRAISTTNYMRKEIILRKDMLEKIEKETLQVEEDRAKAETVNKKLRKQLSTYKVPHVMMYVHEKVTNYELEKSIKTWERKVEIAEMSLKSYRKAWNKVKMASNLLETRAGL; encoded by the exons CTATGGAAACTCTTCTCTCAAAGTCGAGACTGAGATGTTTGAAAAATATTACAATAAGCTGGAGCCCCGGGACCAGCGCTTCTCTCGCTTGTCTGATTTTAAAGCAATGGATTTTTCGCAG TATAGGGGGGGCAGACGGAAATCCAAATCCCGGATGCCCTCTGATCGCCTAATATTCCTCTCAGTGGATCAGAAATGCGAACTGGCCCTGCGGGAACTGGGAGACATCAAAGAagaaatgaggcaactgagggcAAATTCTGAGCGAGAACTTCAGCGGCACGAG GCTATCTTAGAAGAGGCTGATATCCGATGGGGCGACATCAAGAAGTCTGTGCAGGACTTTGAGAAAGAAATTCTGAATACGATCTCCAAGAAACGGGGCAGCGCTGTGGCCACCCAGAGGGTGCTGAAGTATGTGGCGGACCGGAATATGCGCAGG gaTGCTCTGAGGGATAAATTACGTTTGAAAAATCTTTCTCTCAAagtccagaagaaaaaaatcctgttgCAGCTGAAACAG AAAGAAGAGGTTGGAGAAACACTCCATGATGTAGATTTCCAGCAGCTGAAGATCGAGAACGTTCAGTTTCTAGAGAGCATTGATCAACGGAATCGGGAAATGATACAGCTCAAACTGACAGCAGGAAATGCTCTCCATTCGCTCAATTTATACAAA GCCAAGCTTCACCGGGCAATATCGACAACTAACTATATGAGAAAAGAGATTATCCTGAGAAAAGATATGctagagaaaattgaaaaggaaaccTTGCAAGTTGAAGAG GACCGAGCCAAAGCAGAAACTGTGAATAAGAAATTAAGGAAGCAGTTATCAACTTACAAAGTGCCCCATGTAATGATGTATGTCCACGAGAAGGTCACCAACTATGAGCTGGAAAAGAGTATCAAGACGTGGGAGAGGAAAGTAGAAATCGCAGAG ATGTCTCTAAAAAGCTACCGGAAGGCTTGGAATAAAGTCAAGATGGCCAGTAACCTTTTGGAGACCAGAGCCGGGCTCTAG
- the PRSS54 gene encoding inactive serine protease 54, with protein MAKQKRPLFLLLCISHSFVGCLFQSSIIPWFLSDDSDDLATVDRFPWMVSLQDSQYTHLAFGCILSEFWILSIASRLQNRKKVLALVGITDMNARRRTQPEYPIDGIFSHESFNYITMENNIALLKTYTAIEFSDQVQPICFASRNLAPSILENCWLSGWIHTAATRKRMEMGVLRKLPMQEVWPCSLKRSRGTVCFNFKEEYNSYECLGDPGNPVMCQVKPTNQWILNGVQNEGGRSCLGPFLYTKISYYSSWISKMIKKEGLDLCPVFSWRERQSGRSSDAGVELQNSSVLEKPVPDSSAPLPRGPSFRPHRPRLPTARPHSGPRAPPQREEQPQNREEETRLKPTADKKVPAMAGEPGGAESAANKLQAETTRASSKGSAEPVYYDYYSGEVMPVSGQDRRRPAREAISALCLLALVLGDVASRG; from the exons GTTGTTTGTTCCAAAGTAGCATCATTCCTTGGTTTCTCTCCGATGATAGTGATGATTTAGCCACTGTGGATAGGTTCCCTTGGATGGTGTCCCTGCAGGATTCACAGTACACCCATTTGGCTTTCGGATGCATCCTAAGTGAGTTCTGGATATTAAGCATCGCTTCCCGCCTTCAGAACAG GAAGAAGGTCTTGGCATTGGTTGGTATAACCGACATGAATGCCAGGAGAAGAACCCAGCCGGAGTATCCCATCGATGGCATTTTCAGTCATGAGAGCTTTAATTACATCACCATGGAGAATAACATCGCCCTCCTGAAGACCTACACAGCCATTGAGTTCAGTGACCAAGTTCAACCCATCTGCTTTGCTAGCAGGAACCTGGCCCCAAGCATCCTGGAGAACTGCTGGTTGTCAGGATGGATCCACACTGCTGCA ACCAGAAAGAGAATGGAGATGGGCGTCCTGAGGAAGCTCCCTATGCAGGAAGTGTGGCCCTGTTCCTTAAAGAGATCCCGAGGAACTGTCTGCTTTAACTTTAAGGAAGAGTACAACAGCTATGAATGCTTG GGAGACCCGGGAAACCCAGTGATGTGCCAAGTTAAGCCGACCAACCAGTGGATCCTGAACGGCGTCCAGAACGAAGGCGGAAGGAGCTGCCTCGGACCCTTCCTTTACACCAAGATCTCTTACTACAGCAGCTGGATTTCCAAAATGATAAAGAAAGAAGGGCTTGATTTATGCCCCGTCTTCAGCTGGCGAGAGCGCCAGTCCGGCCGCTCCTCGGACGCGGGTGTGGAACTACAGAACAGCTCCGTGCTGGAGAAGCCAGTCCCAGACTCGTCTGCTCCTCTCCCGCGGGGACCCTCTTTTCGTCCCCACCGGCCGCGACTTCCCACCGCTCGGCCGCATTCCGGTCCGCGTGCTCCTCCGCAGAGGGAAGAGCAGCCACAGAATCGGGAGGAAGAAACCCGTCTGAAGCCCACTGCCGATAAAAAAGTCCCGGCCATGGCAGGGGAGCCAGGGGGGGCTGAGAGCGCAGCCAACAAGCTCCAAGCCGAGACGACGAGGGCCAGCTCGAAGGGCAGCGCTGAGCCCGTCTACTACGACTACTACAGCGGGGAAGTCATGCCCGTGTCGGGGCAGGACCGGCGGCGTCCGGCCCGGGAAGCCATCTCCGCGCTCTGCTTGCTGGCCCTTGTCCTCGGGGATGTCGCATCCAGGGGCTAG